In Alkalihalobacillus sp. AL-G, the genomic stretch CCTGCCTACCAAACTGGGGAATTGAAACAGTTCCCTTTATTTTGTCTTCCTCAACATAATCATAGCCCGCGGCTGAAATCATTGCCGCATCTTCCACACTATAATTAGGTACACAACTTGTCAGCATTATGAGAGAGCCAAAAAACATTATTATCCTGACCACTTTTGTTCTCATCTGCGATTCCTCACTTTAGTTACGATTTTTAACAAAAGAAAAAGCACGGGTATATAAAGAAGAACATATAAACCGACTTTGCCGGTAAGATTGTTCAATTGATCAATTGTTTCACGATCCTTGATCAAACAAGTTGCAATATATACAAGGATAAAGTAAAACCATAAAACCTTCCGCTGTTTAAATTGGAACACTCGCTTTATTATTCTAGTAGCTGCCCATAATGTTATACATACATTTGGTATCATAACGTATACCCACATTGCTATTCCTACATATTCAAAACGCTCAACGAAAGGGAATTCAACGATTTTCCAAAGAGAGATCGTTGCCCAGATGACATGGCGAAGCTGTTCCTCACTGTAATAAATAAATGCGACTATTGCAGTTCCCATATAAAATAACGTAGTGTAAAACATACCGAAATGTGCCCATTTTTTTGATGATTGAGGGTTTTTAAGAAACGGATAGTACACGAACAATAATTCGATCCCCAAAAAACTCAACGTAGCAGTCTTCGTACCTTTTAAAATTTCAGGTACGCTATGATTGATGACCGGGAAAAGGTTTTCAACACGAGCTAGCTGTATCGGAAAGAAGTCCAACAGGAGTAAAGGAAGTCCTAAGATGACGCTGAACATACAAACTCCCACTACAATCCTGAAACCACCAGAAACTAAATAATGAATCAAAAGCATGAAGATGAAGGTAAATACCCATACGTTCAGTCTAGGGAAAATCCA encodes the following:
- a CDS encoding GerAB/ArcD/ProY family transporter encodes the protein MNKNRGTTTESAYVPENHMVPPTMAFFTITAMLIGIGVLGFQRYIARDAGYDGWISILVGGLIMHILLWMIYQILQESGGDIVSVHTYVAGKYLGNFLNIIFSLYFLFICVVILRTYIEVIQVWIFPRLNVWVFTFIFMLLIHYLVSGGFRIVVGVCMFSVILGLPLLLLDFFPIQLARVENLFPVINHSVPEILKGTKTATLSFLGIELLFVYYPFLKNPQSSKKWAHFGMFYTTLFYMGTAIVAFIYYSEEQLRHVIWATISLWKIVEFPFVERFEYVGIAMWVYVMIPNVCITLWAATRIIKRVFQFKQRKVLWFYFILVYIATCLIKDRETIDQLNNLTGKVGLYVLLYIPVLFLLLKIVTKVRNRR